From a region of the Trichoderma atroviride chromosome 6, complete sequence genome:
- a CDS encoding uncharacterized protein (BUSCO:EOG092D45Q9~TransMembrane:4 (i37-53o59-78i90-111o117-137i)), whose product MASAQAKAQDYLSVIDKELSKYPALNNLEKQIGVPKAYAVIGVAALYFFLIIFNIGGQLLTNFAGFVVPCYYSLGALFSQSKEDDTQWLTYWVVFAFFTVAEGFFSIVYWFPFYFVFKFIFLLWLALPTFRGAEIVFRSFIVPTLGRYFQGPGTSAGLRSKTDAFDKTQ is encoded by the exons ATGGCGTCTGCCCAGGCAAAGGCTCAGGACTACCTGAGCGTCATTGACAAGGAG CTCTCCAAATACCCCGCCCTTAACAACCTCGAGAAGCAGATTGGTGTTCCCAAGGCCTATGCCGTCATCGGTGTTGCCGCTCtctacttcttcttgatCATCTTCAACATTGGTGGCCAGCTCCTCACAAACTTTGCCGGTTTCGTGGTCCCTTGCTACTACTCTCTGGGCGCCCTGTTCTCCCAATCCAAGGAGGACGATACCCAGTGGCTGACG TACTGGGTTGTttttgccttcttcaccGTCGCTGagggcttcttcagcatcgtTTACTGGTTCCCCTTCTACTTTGTCTTCAAGTTTATCTtcctgctgtggctggctcTCCCTACCTTCCG TGGCGCTGAGATCGTTTTCCGATCCTTCATTGTCCCTACCCTCGGCCGATACTTCCAGGGCCCCGGCACTTCTGCTGGTCTCCGCTCCAAGACTGACGCCTTTGACAAGACTCAGTAA
- a CDS encoding uncharacterized protein (TransMembrane:1 (n10-28c35/36o620-639i)) produces the protein MQLSPLGSRLAASLAGLLVVLILYILLFAPSAAFALELVAPSVSDLTGPVELLQLGAESQYDYEPEFALFDRGILGRAPADATPLVNNVPIPMNLQPGASACYVVNKNVILSGHPSTGSSSSKSELKRDADSHRRRDDDDEDDDDDNKTPSGNQGSGGSQRVLYLSANTCLQPQSASNRTSVPPQLHIYISTSSKDGCPDVTKPPAGVQSKGFVEGAVMYGLNATDDVYVTIAAPNVTKDFQGIYNFEIAASVDDYYYQYNDADGQLLWMDSDATSALLQTAPLTSNVNQIPSIMGAGPQYEMYVQGDKAPILNGLMRSACGLNNAAQIASKRLDNGQMNNNELVRSKLYDKGPGGWPRQQFYFEGLNSSSSYSGILLIPGNKTTGSKRQSSGVVGGGGTVFPPTSFDTSRGTNCNLITDLDFCDDVQWAAPGNTKYNNTELGNLYDNFAKTMYGNFQNAMMQIPCEAPSTQRYSLAANCSNCTVAYKQWLCAVAIPRCEDFSTVNNYTIPRNVAQAFPNGTFLPDELRQQLMQTPAFNSSRNAFIDEVIAPGPYKEILPCADLCYGVVQGCPAAMGFGCPLAHHGIGFNLSYGLRDPDGKAVTCNYPGEPRTIVSAAKAITPSMMLLVSFVVLGSGLLL, from the exons ATGCAACTGAGTCCGCTGGGATCGCGACTTGCGGCCTCGCTCGCAGGGCTGCTTGTTGTTTTGATCTTGTATATCCTTCTCTTCGCACCCAGCGCAGCGTTTGCGCTGGAGCTTGTGGCGCCCTCTGTATCCGACCTGACGGGGCCAGTagagcttctgcagctgggCGCTGAGTCGCAATACGACTATGAGCCCGAGTTTGCTCTGTTTGATCGGGGGATTCTGGGACGAGCGCCTGCGGATGCGACACCCCTGGTGAACAATGTGCCGATCCCGATGAACCTTCAGCCAGGCGCATCTGCCTGTTATGTGGTGAACAAGAATGTCATCCTCAGCGGCCATCCGAGCACAGGGTCCTCGAGCTCCAAATCGGAATTGAAGAGAGATGCAGACTCACACAGGCGTcgcgacgacgatgacgaagacgacgacgacgacaacaagaCACCAAGTGGTAACCAAGGCAGTGGTGGTTCTCAAAGGGTGCTCTACCTGTCGGCAAATACCTGCCTTCAACCACAGAGCGCTTCGAATCGGACATCAGTACCTCCGCAGCTTCATATCTACATATCTACTTCCAGCAAGGATGGGTGTCCTGATGTGACCAAACCTCCCGCTGGAGTTCAATCAAAGGGTTTTGTGGAAGGCGCTGTCATGTACGGTTTGAATGCAACGGACGACGTGTATGTGACGATTGCGGCTCCAAACGTCACGAAGGATTTCCAGGGCATTTACAATTTTGAGATTGCGGCATCGGTTGATGACTACTATTATCAATATAATGATGCGGACGGGCAGCTACTGTGGATGGACAGCGACGCAACATCAGCCCTGCTGCAGACGGCGCCATTGACAAGCAACGTGAATCAGATTCCATCCATTATGGGGGCCGGCCCACAGTATGAAATGTACGTTCAAGGGGACAAGGCGCCGATTCTCAACGGGCTTATGCGCTCAGCCTGCGGGCTGAATAATGCCGCCCAAATCGCGTCAAAAAGACTGGACAATGGACAGATGAACAATAATGAATTGGTCCGAAGCAAATTATACGACAAGGGCCCGGGTGGTTGGCCAAGACAGCAATTCTATTTTGAAGGACTCAATTCCAGCTCGTCTTACTCTGGTATCTTGTTGATACCGGGAAATAAAACAACCGGTTCGAAGAGACAAAGCTCGGGTGTGGTTGGGGGCGGTGGCACAGTCTTTCCGCCTACTTCCTTTGACACTTCAAGAG GGACAAACTGCAATCTAATCACTGATCTTGACTTTTGTGACGACGTGCAATGGGCAGCTCCCGGCAATACCAAGTATAACAACACGGAGCTGGGCAATCTCTACGATAACTTTGCGAAAACGATGTATGGCAATTTCCAAAATGCCATGATGCAAATTCCATGCGAAGCGCCGTCTACGCAGCGGTACTCGCTGGCAGCCAACTGTAGCAACTGCACGGTTGCGTATAAACAGTGGCTTTGTGCTGTGGCTATACCCCGTTGTGAGGATTTCTCGACTGTGAACAACTACACAATTCCTCGAAACGTGGCTCAAGCCTTTCCTAACGGCACCTTCCTCCCAGACGAGCTGAGGCAGCAGCTCATGCAGACACCGGCTTTCAACTCGTCTCGGAATGCCTTTATAGATGAAGTGATTGCGCCAGGCCCTTACAAAGAGATCTTGCCTTGTGCCGACCTTTGTTATGGGGTCGTCCAGGGTTGCCCGGCGGCCATGGGTTTTGGATGTCCACTGGCGCATCATGGAATTGGATTCAACCTGAGCTACGGTTTACGCGATCCTGACGGCAAAGCAGTGACTTGCAATTATCCAGGAGAGCCTAGAACTATTGTTAGTGCAGCAAAGGCAATTACGCCTAGTATGATGCTCCTCGTGAGTTTTGTTGTTCTCGGCTCAGGTTTGTTACTATGA
- a CDS encoding uncharacterized protein (EggNog:ENOG41) has translation MNPSSALRVLRQRCPSAIRVSHRAAPASWTGARSYATKQSGSAAQFYKTFTRPIGKVLVLAVFTYQVAYWTWLKLEADEHREETDATITALETTVNEYQKTKEGK, from the exons ATGAATCCGTCTTCGGCGCTGAGGGTCTTGCGCCAGAGATGCCCGTCCGCGATCCGAGTTTCGCATagagcagctccagcctctTGGACGGGTGCGAGAAGCTATGCCACTAAGCAATCTGGCTCAGCA GCTCAATTCTACAAAACCTTCACCCGCCCTATAGGCAAggtcctcgtcctcgccgtcttcacATACCAGGTCGCATACTGGACGTGGCTGAAACTCGAAGCCGATGAGCATCGCGAAGAAACTGACG CAACGATTACTGCGCTCGAAACAACCGTCAACGAATACCAAAAGACGAAAGAGGGGAAATAA
- a CDS encoding uncharacterized protein (EggNog:ENOG41~TransMembrane:1 (i41-62o)), whose translation MAQTLEQRRRNAKFVKDQEARRGKSEEQIKKRTKEAAKSPISMFWLVILGFVIFGGLVFEALSRFFGL comes from the exons ATG GCCCAAACCCTCGAGCAGCGACGGCGCAACGCCAAGTTCGTCAAGGACCAGGAAGCCCGCAGAGGCAAGTCCGAGGAGCAGATCAAGAAGCGCACCAAGGAAGCTGCCAAGTCGCCCATTTCCATGTTCTGGCTCG TCATCCTCGGTttcgtcatctttggcggacTTGTGTTCGAAGCCTTGTCGCGCTTCTTTGGCCTGTAA
- a CDS encoding uncharacterized protein (EggNog:ENOG41): protein MGKSETDAQAQADRERKLEKKARKAERKAKKLADSLEKEAGDGGEKSAKAKKAKKADKNPALEAQRLLAEKKRDECLEKSKVFEAEAQKLLKQAEEVTKMYKQITEALEKTAENGDTKLLASLISDMDHPADALNGQDDNKAKEQETKEQEAEETKGEKKKDKKKKGKSGDVETAKVEAAASTQAASDAEEKPKKKKKHSKSQSEETNGKRKRQDDAAEEPATKKGKQEEINVEGLEGGSARQDKFLRLLGGKKAGASIAKPGIATSKNDSVKAEAAIQRQYEAGMQLKESGQKRRGLGA from the exons ATGGGTAAATCAGAGACTGATGCACAGGCGCAGGCCGACCGAG AGCGCAAactcgagaagaaggctcgCAAAGCTGAGCGCAAGGCCAAGAAATTGGCAGACTCTCTGgagaaagaagctggagacggAGGAGAAAAGtctgccaaagccaaaaaggcTAAAAAGGCAGACAAGAACCCTGCCTTAGAGGCACAGCGTCTgctggcagagaagaagcgcgaTGAGTGCTTGGAGAAGTCCAAGGTTTTTGAGGCAGAAGCTCAGAAGTTGTTGaagcaagctgaagaggtTACCAAGATGTACAAGCAAATTACTGAAGCTCTCGAG AAAACGGCCGAGAATGGTGATACCAAGCTCCTTGCAAGTCTCATCAGTGATATGGATCATCCCGCCGATGCATTGAATGGTCAAGACGACAATAAGGCCAAGGAACAGGAGACCAAGGAGcaggaggctgaggagaccaagggcgagaagaagaaggataagaagaagaagggaaagagcGGCGACGTCGAGACGGCCAAGGTGGAAGCAGCTGCCTCCACTCAGGCCGCCAGTGATGCCGAAGAGAaaccaaagaagaagaagaagcattcGAAGTCGCAGTCCGAGGAGACTAATGGCAAAAGAAAGCGACAGGATGATGCGGCCGAAGAGCCGGCCACCAAGAAGGGGAAGCAGGAGGAGATCAATGTCGAAGGCCTTGAAGGAGGATCCGCACGCCAAGACAAGTTTCTCAGACTCCTCGGAGGAAAGAAGGCCGGCGCCAGCATTGCGAAGCCAGGCATCGCCACTAGCAAGAATGACTCAGTCAAGGCTGAGGCAGCCATCCAGCGCCAGTACGAGGCCGGTATGCAGCTGAAGGAAAGCGGCCAGAAACGCCGTGGTTTGGGTGCGTAG
- a CDS encoding uncharacterized protein (EggNog:ENOG41), whose translation MPAAQRSESISHSSDVLSDKSGNCTSPIKRGKAGVQDTEWSDVADPDERRRIQNRVAQRKFRSKAREQKERAEREAKDKEHAGNSYRIPCSNDIDIEPEPSGLPWGSMNMSLFVARGHEAESRKASRRGMHQGDGFTSPNYTSSLNSDMRQSVTYSSSGANDVYLEDNPYIYDACFIGQAFPTL comes from the exons ATGCCTGCAGCTCAAAGATCGGAAAGTATCTCGCATAGTTCCGACGTCTTATCCGACAAAAGCGGCAATTGCACTTCACCAATCAAAAGAGGCAAAGCTGGTGTACAAGACACAGAGTGGTCTGATGTGGCAGATCCAGACGAGAGGAGACGGATACAAAATCGCGTCGCACAGCGCAAGTTCC GGTCAAAAGCCAGAGAGCAGAAAGAAAGGGCGGAGCGCGAGGCTAAAGACAAGGAACATGCTGGCAACAGCTACCGTATTCCTTGTTCAAACGACATCGACATAGAGCCAGAGCCATCAGGGCTACCTTGGGGCAGCATGAATATGAGTCTCTTCGTGGCTCGAGGACACGAAGCCGAAAGTCGAAAAGCCAGCCGCCGAGGCATGCACCAAGGTGATGGCTTCACCTCTCCGAATTATACGTCATCTCTCAACTCTGATATGCGCCAATCTGTTACTTATAGTAGCAGCGGTGCCAACGATGTTTATCTGGAGGACAATCCATATATTTACGATGCTTGCTTTATTGGTCAAGCTTTTCCCACGTTATGA
- a CDS encoding uncharacterized protein (EggNog:ENOG41~SECRETED:SignalP(1-20)~TransMembrane:1 (n5-15c20/21o304-326i)), producing the protein MWKQVAAAVSLLAAGRLTLAQRSGNESICDYYATQRYGENNSTTQLLLVQSIVTLAYAGGAGLPNPPDDSSGIFNKARFKGLDVYLRPWFDGSKATTNLNNQPVGINWLDGGATGPLLSFLNGSTNSVNINNSTNQYRLFTHWFTAFGFIYGCSFAPKFPRTADSGGPLSAAYVHKFMNLNQTDIGYFIEQLTVASKYFGFSDDDAQTLDTFMNARYNVRCAPPVNGQLYSICSADECPLAQPQPDCDAYKDLSPGGTNNVTVVTTTIAPTLATQTSATATTSSTTTAESASSNSNSVVLSNGAIAGIAIGGAAVLLLALGLILYYRRQSKRPQIVPVPVSSGGYGSPTYPAHTHYSTNPHTSMASTSVPQEPYMAAHNSVPGFWAPPKPQEMGQSIHGTVMARPVSMSPPLAELAEMESP; encoded by the exons ATGTGGAAACAAGTTGCCGCGGCTGTCTCGCTCTTAGCTGCAGGGCGCCTAACTCTGGCCCAGCGATCCGGTAACGAGTCAATCTGCGACTACTATGCCACTCAGCGGTATGGCGAGAATAATAGTACCAcccagctgcttctcgtaCAGAGCATCGTCACTCTTGCCTACGCTGGGGGTGCTGGCCTTCCGAATCCCCCAGACGATAGCTCCGGCATTTTCAACAAAGCGCGCTTCAAGGGGTTAGATGTATATCTTCGGCCTTGGTTTGATGGTTCAA AAGCGACAACGAATCTGAACAATCAGCCGGTGGGAATCAACTGGTTAGACGGGGGTGCTACCGGTCCATTGTTATCGTTCCTGAACGGTTCAACAAATTCTGTCAATATAAATAATTCGACGAATCAATA CCGTCTATTCACCCATTGGTTCACGGCATTTGGCTTCATCTACGGCTGCAGCTTCGCACCGAAATTCCCACGAACGGCTGACAGCGGCGGTCCTCTCTCCGCCGCCTACGTCCACAAATTCATGAACCTGAACCAGACGGACATTGGATACTTCATCGAGCAACTCACCGTGGCCAGTAAATACTTTGGCTTCTCAGACGACGACGCACAGACGCTGGATACTTTTATGAACGCAAGGTACAACGTGCGGTGCGCGCCTCCTGTCAATGGCCAGCTCTATTCCATTTGCTCCGCAGATGAGTGTCCGCTTGCACAGCCTCAGCCCGACTGCGATGCGTACAAGGACCTTTCGCCGGGTGGGACGAACAATGTTACCGTCGTGACAACTACGATAGCTCCGACATTGGCAACGCAAACCTCAGCGACGGCTACAACTTCCTCTACGACCACGGCGGAAAGCGCAAGTTCCAACTCCAATTCTGTCGTCCTGTCTAATGGAGCAATAGCAGGCATCGCAATCGGCGGCGCAGCCGTTTTGCTCCTGGCCCTCGGCTTGATTCTGTACTACCGCCGCCAATCGAAGAGACCTCAGATCGTGCCTGTGCCCGTGTCATCTGGTGGCTATGGCTCTCCTACCTATCCTGCTCACACACATTACAGCACAAATCCACATACAAGCATGGCATCTACTTCAGTCCCGCAGGAGCCGTATATGGCAGCGCATAACAGCGTGCCAGGGTTCTGGGCACCGCCCAAACCCCAGGAGATGGGGCAGAGCATTCACGGGACTGTGATGGCAAGACCGGTATCGATGTCACCGCCGTTGGCCGAgttggctgagatggagagTCCTTGA
- a CDS encoding mitochondrial 37S ribosomal protein mS41 (EggNog:ENOG41) yields GFRATVTMKSGLSPSTSPLRFLRSTNFLGASQTRWLHKTRPAPKVPQPRPFVPDVQTFLTLIGRGLNKHASKFPSWESLFSLTSPQLKELGIEPPRNRKYLLQWMQRYRNGALGPGGDFKYVKDGQALLKVATPPASVISDAKYVVNVPQEEEAVIGDSEVLPRPNGYTVRGTRSIAGPYAIPLPQQAGATVKATEGMWEHRQGRKIDGGERRRAEIRFKRRSVERRAEREAEALAGL; encoded by the coding sequence GGTTTCCGCGCAACAGTCACGATGAAGTCCGGCCTCTCACCATCGACATCACCCTTGCGATTCCTTCGCAGCACCAACTTCCTCGGCGCAAGCCAGACACGATGGCTCCATAAGACGAGACCAGCCCCGAAGGTCCCACAGCCGCGGCCTTTCGTCCCCGACGTTCAGACTTTTCTTACACTCATTGGCCGCGGCCTGAACAAGCACGCATCCAAATTCCCGTCGTGGgagtctctcttctctcttacCTCCCCACAACTGAAAGAGCTGGGCATCGAGCCGCCTCGCAACCGAAAATACCTTTTGCAATGGATGCAGAGATATCGCAATGGAGCATTGGGACCGGGCGGAGACTTCAAGTATGTCAAAGACGGCCAGGCTCTGCTGAAAGTCGCTACCCCGCCAGCGTCCGTCATCAGCGACGCAAAATATGTAGTCAACGTGCctcaagaggaagaagctgttaTTGGAGACTCAGAAGTCCTGCCACGGCCCAATGGCTACACAGTCAGGGGAACCAGGTCAATAGCAGGTCCATATGCGATACCGCTGCCGCAGCAGGCTGGCGCAACTGTCAAGGCCACGGAGGGCATGTGGGAACACCGCCAAGGTCGCAAGATTGACGGtggtgagagaagaagggcagaGATTCGATTCAAGAGACGGTCGGTGGAGCGAAGGGCTGAGCGTGAGGCGGAAGCATTGGCTGGCTTGTAA
- a CDS encoding uncharacterized protein (EggNog:ENOG41~SECRETED:SignalP(1-20)~TransMembrane:1 (n6-16c20/21o171-192i)) — protein sequence MLFKSSLLAFLALQVFGAVAQEEPVAEAAEAATLNADIRTSFPDSDILGLKLVNGRTTTALVEVTNHEDGPIQFLFANGALWSPEELADDVPAYQGIVRNLTVVQYSLEIEPGETKSFPYSFVLDMNPQDVRLHLLAVFTNAKGVVFQVPAYEGSTAIVEAPTSFLDPQIIFLYLVLTAAFGGTLFFVYKTWIEALFPQAKKTRAPKKPVQKPVDPADALSGSESAGKSYDESWIPDHHINRPVAKRVKSSASSKKKVVE from the exons ATGCTGTTCAAGTCGTCTCTCCTCGCTTTTCTGGCCTTGCAGGTCTTTGGCGCAGTTGCTCAAGAG GAGCCTGTTGCCGAGGCTGCTGAAGCCGCCACCCTCAACGCCGACATCAGAACCTCGTTCCCCGACTCCGACATCCTCGGCCTCAAGCTGGTCAATGGCCGCACCACGACGGCCCTCGTCGAGGTCACCAACCACGAGGACGGGCCCATCCAGttcctcttcgccaacgGCGCGCTGTGGTCGCCCGAGGAGCTCGCCGACGACGTGCCCGCCTACCAGGGCATTGTGCGCAACCTGACCGTCGTGCAGTACAGCCTGGAGATTGAGCCCGGCGAGACAAAGTCGTTTCCGTACTCGTTTGTGCTCGACATGAACCCGCAGGACGTGCGCCTGCATCTGCTCGCCGTCTTCACCAATGCAAAGGGCGTCGTCTTCCAGGTGCCTGCGTATGAGGGCAGCAccgccattgtcgaggcTCCCACCAGCTTCCTCGACCCCCAAAT CATCTTCCTCTACCTTGTCCTCACTGCCGCCTTCGGAGgcaccctcttcttcgtctacAAGACCTGGATCGAGGCCCTGTTCccccaggccaagaagacgcGCGCCCCCAAGAAGCCCGTCCAGAAGCCCGTCGACCCCGCCGATGCCCTCTCCGGCTCCGAGTCCGCCGGCAAGTCGTACGACGAGAGCTGGATCCCCGACCACCACATCAACCGCCCTGTCGCCAAGCGCGTAAAGTCtagcgccagcagcaagaagaaggttgTCGAGTAA
- a CDS encoding uncharacterized protein (EggNog:ENOG41), whose product MYMYIYTPCPPSSFEPPTFTHLDSPSLTINLVRKEEAAECCKKTFLQKMKNIVVLGVGVAAAPLIRQTMRNVVLKDKDYKMIVVAPNTHFHWPIAMPRVIVPGQLADDKAMIDLRPFFNEYPEAQFEFVLGTASAMDPASNTVTIAPSEGGSRTVNYHTLVVATGSSSPDMPWKVMGSTEQTKQRLHELQQQIEAAKTIVVVGAGATGTETAGELGFEYAKAGKKDVYLVYNDKLPLTPPTMDSVRKAAKNELEKLKVKLVPNTTVSAVEQSGNDTILTLTSADGTTKTLTAQAYIPSTGLVPNTSFVPANLLDNRGYIKQTKALLAEGHDNIFVLGDVGNLEASKAGTASAQTIHLVKALPIYFKGGAMPAYSPNTTEISAVTLGRSRATGQMGSFKLFSYLIYYAKGRYLGTDYAHLIAAGKKSMLTNFEK is encoded by the coding sequence atgtacatgtatatatataccccTTGCCCACCCTCTTCCTTTGAACCACCAACTTTTACACATTTGGATAGTCCCTCTCTCACGATAAACCTCGtccgcaaagaagaagcagcagagtGTTGTAAAAAAACATTTCTCCAAAAAATGAAGAACATTGTTGTGctcggcgttggcgttgccgCCGCGCCTCTCATCCGCCAGACCATGCGCAACGTCGttctcaaggacaaggactaCAAGATGATTGTCGTTGCGCCCAACACGCACTTCCACTGGCCCATTGCCATGCCCCGAGTCATTGTGCCGGGCCAGCTGGCCGACGACAAGGCCATGATCGACCTCCGGCCCTTTTTCAACGAGTACCCCGAGGCCCAGTTTGAGTTCGTCCTCGgcaccgccagcgccatggaCCCGGCCAGCAACACCGTCACCATCGCGCCCAGCGAGGGCGGCAGCCGCACCGTCAACTACCACACGCTCGTCGTGGCCACCGGCAGCTCGTCGCCCGACATGCCCTGGAAGGTCATGGGCTCGACCGAGCAGACCAAGCAGCGCCTGCacgagctgcagcagcagattgaggccgccaagaccatcgtcgtcgtcggcgctgGCGCAACCGGCACCGAGACGGCGGGCGAGCTGGGCTTTGAATACGCAAAGGCCGGCAAGAAGGACGTCTATCTCGTGTACAACGACAAGCTGCCGCTGACGCCGCCCACCATGGACAGCGTGCGCAAGGCGGCCAAGaacgagctggagaagctcaaggtcaAGCTGGTGCCCAACACGACCGTCTCTGCCGTCGAGCAGTCGGGCAACGACACCATCTTGACCCTGACCAGCGCCGACGGCACCACCAAGACGCTCACGGCGCAGGCGTACATCCCGTCCACCGGCCTTGTGCCCAACACGTCGTTTGTGCCGGCCAATCTCTTGGACAACAGGGGATACATCAAGCAGACCAAGGCTCTCCTGGCAGAGGGCCACGACAACATCTTTGTGCTCGGCGACGTGGGCAACCTCGAGGCCAGCAAGGCCGGCACTGCAAGCGCGCAGACGATCCACCTCGTCAAGGCGCTGCCCATCTACTTCAAGGGCGGCGCGATGCCCGCGTACAGCCCCAACACGACGGAGATTTCCGCCGTGACGCTGGGGAGAAGCCGTGCCACTGGCCAGATGGGCTCGTTCAAGCTGTTTAGCTACCTCATCTACTACGCCAAGGGCCGATACCTGGGCACGGACTATGCCCATCTGATTGCGGCGGGCAAGAAGTCTATGCTGACGAATTTTGAAAAGTGA